In Daucus carota subsp. sativus chromosome 4, DH1 v3.0, whole genome shotgun sequence, one DNA window encodes the following:
- the LOC135152413 gene encoding uncharacterized protein LOC135152413, whose product MLRSLLFKIFLIHTRGFVATSFLIISPTYSTIFSPSFKLTHLLISKQMTSDRSWMNRRFDASKRITDEYKIGVENFIKFASARMDDSKGRIRCPCNECGNYYLKFPDNVTLDLYRHSIMLGYTIWYYHGESDKSRVDIGTSSRNVGCTDDDFYDAREMLGDFAEATRQFENDEEELNATANNFYNMLDSASEPIYPDNTRFTTLSFVNNLLQFKHKHGCSNKGFDELLALIGSVLPNGHKLPMKYYDVKKLVSGLNMGYQKIDAFVNDCMLFYKEDSEKIYCDICNENRYKPQKDQKKRMIPRKILRYFPLALRLQRLFMSDKTAKCMTWHHDRVTVEGQVSHHDFEVYIFYVVPMMHT is encoded by the exons ATGTTGCGGTCGCTTTTGTTCAAAATATTTCTTATCCACACCCGTGGGTTTGTGGCCACTTCTTTTCTCATCATCTCTCCCAcatattccaccattttctcTCCTTCCTTCAAGCTCACCCATCTACTAATTTCAAAACAA ATGACTTCCGATCGTAGTTGGATGAATCGTCGGTTTGATGCGAGTAAGAGAATAACGGATGAATATAAAATTGGTGTTgaaaatttcatcaaatttgCTAGTGCACGAATGGATGATTCAAAGGGGAGGATAAGATGTCCATGTAACGAATGTGGAAATTATTATCTCAAGTTTCCCGATAATGTGACATTGGATTTGTATCGGCACAGTATTATGCTGGGATATACAATATGGTACTATCACGGGGAGAGTGATAAGTCACGGGTTGACATCGGAACAAGTTCTAGGAATGTTGGTTGCACGGATGATGATTTTTATGATGCACGTGAAATGCTTGGAGATTTTGCGGAGGCAACAAGACAATTCGAGAATGATGAAGAAGAACTGAATGCAACTGCaaataacttttataatatgCTAGACAGTGCTTCTGAACCAATTTATCCTGATAATACAAGATTTACAACATTATCATTTGTGAACAACCTACTCCAATTCAAACATAAGCATGGTTGTAGTAACAAGGGTTTTGACGAGTTGCTTGCACTCATTGGATCCGTGTTGCCAAATGGTCACAAGTTGCCCATGAAATACTACGATGTGAAGAAATTGGTAAGTGGGTTGAACATGGGCTACCAAAAGATTGATGCTTTTGTAAATGATTGCATGTTGTTTTACAAAGAGGATAGTGAGAAGATATATTGTGACATATGTAATGAAAATCGATACAAGCCTCAAAAGGATCAAAAGAAAAGGATGATCCCAAGAAAAATCTTGAGATACTTTCCTCTTGCATTGAGACTACAAAGATTATTCATGTCCGACAAGACTGCAAAGTGTATGACGTGGCACCATGATAGAGTTACAGTTGAAGGTCAAGTAAGTCACCATGATTTCGAAGTGTACATCTTCTATGTTGTTCCAATGATGCATACTTGA
- the LOC108216565 gene encoding uncharacterized protein LOC108216565 → MSKLISNLYLFLYNSLQAYGWAIALVNILSNLVSTKSLTGAYASAGELICLLQTLAVLETIHGAIGIVPSGVLMPLMQWGGRTHVVIAVARGIKEVQEFTAIFIMFTAWCSIEVIRYSNYALNCFNMSPYILTYLRYTVFIVLFPIGFLSEMWLMYEALPFIKKKNMYGKSFAALPFSYSDFVTVLLCVYPFLWLKLYLHMFKQRRSKLGKRHKKKRN, encoded by the exons ATGTCTAAGCTGATTTCAAACCTTTATCTCTTCCTTTACAATTCTCTTCAAGCATACGGATG GGCGATTGCATTGGTGAATATTTTGAGCAATCTGGTCTCCACCAAATCACTCACTGGTGCTTATGCTTCTGCTGGCGAACTTATTT GTCTGTTGCAAACTCTTGCAGTCTTGGAAACTATCCATGGAGCAATTG GGATAGTTCCAAGTGGGGTACTAATGCCACTAATGCAATGGGGAGGAAGGACTCATGTCGTTATCGCAGTTGCTCGTGGCATTAAAGAG GTACAGGAGTTTACAGCGATTTTCATAATGTTTACTGCTTGGTGTTCAATTGAG GTTATAAGATACTCAAATTATGCTTTGAATTGCTTCAATATGTCTCCATATATCCTCACCTATCTCAG GTATACCGTGTTCATTGTCTTATTTCCTATAGGATTTCTCAGTGAAA TGTGGCTCATGTATGAAGCACTCCCGTTTATAAAGAAGAAGAACATGTATGGGAAATCGTTTGCTGCTCTCCCTTTTAGCTATTCAGATTTTGTCACG GTTTTGCTTTGCGTGTACCCATTTCTGTGGCTGAAACTTTACCTGCATATGTTCAAGCAGCGACGATCAAAATTGGGCAAACGACACAAGAAGAAGAGAAACTGA
- the LOC108216091 gene encoding transcription factor MYB48: MELEGEMRKGPWTEQEDVQLALCVNLYGDRRWDFIAKVSGLKRTGKSCRLRWVNYLHPGLKRGKMSSHEERLVLELHSRWGNRWSRIARKLPGRTDNEIKNYWRTYMRKKSQEKKRTKLSSPSSSVSYNSSYSSSSTISSTKIKDTDERNFFDTGGVAATGLSDAAEIQKGEYSMDEIWNDIVSSDDDEIKPVCPTLVPPIWDYCQDSLWNTDQGKDTDMFLHTSEPFYSLFGPEETFFAG; this comes from the exons ATGGAACTAGAGGGGGAGATGAGAAAGGGACCATGGACTGAGCAAGAAGATGTTCAGCTGGCGTTGTGCGTGAATTTATATGGAGATCGTCGTTGGGATTTCATTGCGAAAGTTTCAG GTTTGAAAAGAACAGGTAAGAGTTGCAGGTTACGTTGGGTTAATTACCTCCATCCTGGTCTCAAACGTGGCAAGATGTCGTCTCATGAAGAGCGCCTTGTGCTTGAACTTCACTCCAGATGGGGAAATAG ATGGTCAAGAATTGCTAGGAAGTTACCTGGGAGAACTGACAATGAGATTAAGAATTATTGGAGAACTTATATGAGGAAAAAGAGTCAAGAGAAGAAGAGGACTAAACTGTCATCACCATCTTCATCAGTTTCTTATAATTCGTCGTATTCCTCTTCTTCCACCATCAGTTCAACGAAAATAAAAGACACGGATGAGAGGAACTTTTTTGATACTGGGGGAGTAGCTGCAACAGGACTTTCTGATGCAGCAGAGATTCAAAAGGGGGAGTATTCGATGGATGAGATATGGAATGACATTGTTTCATCCGACGATGATGAAATCAAGCCGGTTTGTCCAACCTTGGTGCCACCAATCTGGGACTACTGCCAGGACTCACTGTGGAACACTGATCAAGGAAAAGATACCGACATGTTTCTCCACACAAGCGAACCATTTTATTCCTTGTTTGGACCAGAAGAAACATTTTTTGCAGGCTAA
- the LOC108216076 gene encoding monofunctional riboflavin biosynthesis protein RIBA 3, chloroplastic isoform X1: MDSLYLQHSLFPHNFCMIRVKQAHNGTRIGVYRNMATSFSCCAVGVSENSPLKGTENGSVFDDSAGSVTTFGTLLDAEITPETIDFFVSDAHGDPDCPSQGFSSVEQALSSLRQGKFVIVVRDENEEAEGSLVMAASQASPKNVAFMVKHGSGIVSVGMKGEDLERLNIPLMSPENEDDVSAPFFTVSVDAKYGTSSGVSASDRAKTILRISSPDSRAEDFRRPGLVFPLKYRNGGVLTRAGHTEASVDLVMLAGLHSVSVLSDIVDAEDGSVSSLTNLRKLASEHSIPIVTISDLIRYRRKREKLVERTSVSSLPTKWGLFEAYAYRSKLDGIEHIVLVKGNIDNGQDVLVRVHSECLTGDIFGSARCDCGNQLDLAMQIIEQAGRGVVVYLRGHEGRGIGLGHKLEAYNLQDQGHDTVEANLELGFAADARDYGIGAQMLRDIGVHTMRLMTNNPAKFTGLKGYGLAAVGRVPVMTPITEENKRYLETKRTKMGHIYGSDIQGPLISRDKNDIKG; the protein is encoded by the exons ATGGATTCTCTTTATCTTCAGCACTCATTATTTCCTCATAATTTTTGTATGATCAGGGTTAAGCAAGCGCATAATGGTACTAGAATTGGAGTTTACAGGAACATGGCCACTAGTTTCAGTTGTTGTGCAGTTGGAGTGTCTGAAAACAGTCCTCTCAAAGGCACTGAAAATGGCTCAGTTTTCGACGACTCAGCTGGTTCTGTAACAACTTTTGGGACATTACTGGATGCTGAGATCACCCCGGAAACCATTGATTTTTTTGTTAGTGATGCTCATGGTGATCCTGATTGTCCTTCTCAAGGCTTCTCTTCTGTTGAACAGGCTCTTTCTTCGTTGCGTCAGGGAAAG TTTGTGATAGTTGTGCGCGATGAAAATGAGGAAGCTGAAGGAAGCCTTGTGATGGCAGCATCCCAAGCAAGTCCAAAAAATGTGGCTTTTATGGTTAAACATGGTTCAGGAATTGTATCGGTTGGAATGAAAGGCGAGGATTTAGAGCGACTAAACATCCCTCTAATGTCacctgaaaatgaagatgatgttTCTGCTCCCTTCTTCACAGTCTCAGTG GATGCAAAATATGGCACGTCAAGTGGAGTATCTGCTTCAGACAGAGCAAAAACAATTTTAAGAATCTCATCTCCTGATTCGAGAGCTGAGGATTTTAGAAGGCCGGGTCTCGTGTTTCCTCTTAAATACAGAAATGGTGGGGTTCTTACAAGAGCTGGTCACACTGAGGCCTCAGTAGATCTAGTCATGCTGGCTGGGCTGCATTCAGTTTCTGTACTTTCAGATATTGTTGATGCCGAGGATGGATCTGTGTCTTCTTTGACAAATTTACGGAAGTTAGCATCAGAGCACAGCATACCAATTGTCACAATCAGTGATTTAATCAG GTATAGAAGAAAGAGGGAAAAACTAGTTGAAAGAACTTCTGTTTCAAGTTTGCCAACTAAATGGGGTTTATTTGAAGCATACGCCTATCGTTCAAAGCTAGATGGGATAGAACATATCGTTCTTGTGAAG GGGAACATTGACAATGGACAAGACGTTCTCGTCAGAGTTCACTCAGAATGCTTGACCGGTGATATATTTGGTTCGGCTAGGTGTGATTGTGGAAACCAGTTAGACTTGGCAATGCAAATTATAGAGCAGGCAGGGAGAGGAGTTGTTGTCTATCTACGAGGGCATGAAGGGCGAGGAATTGGCCTTGGTCACAAACTTGAGGCATACAATTTGCAAGATCAAGGTCATGATACTGTTGAGGCTAATCTAGAGCTTGGATTTGCAGCTGATGCGCGTGACTATGGAATTGGGGCTCAG ATGCTAAGGGATATAGGTGTTCATACCATGCGCCTAATGACTAACAATCCAGCAAAGTTTACTGGTCTGAAAGGCTATGGTTTGGCGGCTGTTGGGCGTGTTCCAGTCATGACACCTATTACAGAAGAAAACAAGAGGTATTTGGAAACAAAGCGAACAAAGATGGGGCATATATATGGATCTGATATCCAAGGACCACTAATAAGTCGagataaaaatgatataaaggGATGA
- the LOC108217962 gene encoding uncharacterized protein LOC108217962: MSNKMENMDCLWTYQESNDDLKQQLLYKSIELESVKAEAEKQMKIHKAYEKQTLQSLNMVIQERDEARAQLCWLLNKLIASNYMTPSTEFFTIAPPQLPPECPFANPMRPILSTTESNSFSGLYSYHSQDSSPVSSVFEPVSSSELSGTYAGALSNKMAFVNQHIVQDYNGISPTSVPHSGASKIDQYIDHLVSGKTLPQKGKLSQSVLDAGPLLETLLVAGPVPKWRNPPPLDTLNIPPFTGKGGHVKNFNQKPTELLHASPQNTRSYVEMHSGSQITSNAVLQSQDVASGSCFGIGKDMSSAQGNDSLTAGKRQRFL, encoded by the exons ATGAGCAACAAAATGGAAAATATGGATTGCTTGTGGACTTATCAAGAG AGCAATGATGATCTGAAGCAGCAGCTCTTGTACAAAAGTATTGAACTTGAATCTGTAAAAGCAGAAGCAGAGAAGCAAATGAAAATACACAAGGCATATGAGAAACAAACACTCCAATCACTCAATATGGTTATACAAGAAAGAGATGAGGCCAGAGCACAGCTCTGCTGGCTACTCAACAAGCTCATCGCTTCAAATTACATGACTCCCAGTACTGAATTCTTCACTATAGCTCCCCCTCAACTGCCACCTGAGTGCCCCTTTGCGAACCCCATGAGACCAATTTTAAGTACAACTGAATCCAACAGTTTCTCTGGACTATACAGTTATCATTCTCAGGATTCTTCCCCAGTTAGCTCAGTTTTTGAACCTGTCTCCTCCTCGGAACTTTCAGGCACCTATGCTGGAGCTTTAAGTAACAAAATGGCATTTGTCAATCAACACATTGTTCAAGACTATAATGGCATAAGTCCAACCTCTGTTCCTCATTCAGGAGCTTCGAAAATTGATCAATATATTGATCATCTTGTCAGTGGAAAAACTCTGCCTCAGAAGGGAAAGCTCTCCCAGTCTGTGCTGGATGCTGGACCATTGCTTGAGACGCTTCTTGTAGCAGGGCCAGTCCCTAAGTGGCGTAATCCTCCCCCTCTTGACACCTTGAATATTCCTCCTTTTACTGGCAAAGGTGGTCATGTcaaaaatttcaatcaaaagcCAACTGAACTTCTCCATGCCTCTCCTCAGAATACCCGATCATACGTTGAGATGCATTCAGGGTCCCAAATTACATCTAATGCAGTGCTACAGTCTCAAGACGTGGCTTCAGGATCGTGTTTTGGCATTGGAAAGGATATGTCAAGTGCTCAAGGAAACGATTCTCTAACAGCTggcaaaagacaaaggttcctTTGA
- the LOC108215849 gene encoding cytochrome P450 CYP82D47, which produces MISTAMAIHIQLQDIILFFLGLFVGTISWRFFSTYVFRKNSCPGPPEPAGKWPLIGHLHLLGANKILHHTLGDMADRYGPIFCLNLGTKRTLVVTSWEVAKECFTAQDRVFATRPKSVVGKVVGYDSRVMIFQEYGSYWRQIRKLAMIELLSNRRLEMLKHVRESEVNLFIKELYEQWSRNGNGSKVVVEMKEKFGDLTTNFVVRTVAGKIYSGTGVQGNEESRRFQKAMADFMHLAGLFMVSDALPLLGWIDTLRGYRGEMKKSAEEIDLVLGSWLKEHQQKRNNISINRLDEDFIDVMLSAMEGNQFPDIDTDTAIKGTCLSLILGGYDTTSATLMWALSLMLNNRHVLKKAQDEMDKYVGRDRQVKESDVKDLTYLQAIVKETLRLYPAAPLSPQHEAMEDCTVAGYEIPAGTRLVVNLWKIHRDPRVWSDPLEFQPERFLQKHVNVDIWGQNFELLPFGSGRRSCPGITFAMQVLHLTLAQLLHAFELGTVLDSNIDMTESPGITNPKATPLEVTLTPRLPPEVY; this is translated from the exons ATGATTTCAACTGCAATGGCCATCCACATTCAACTGCAAGATATCATACTGTTTTTCCTCGGATTATTTGTTGGTACTATTTCATGGAGATTTTTCAGTACCTATGTGTTCAGAAAGAACAGTTGCCCCGGACCACCAGAACCAGCTGGAAAATGGCCTTTAATCGGTCATCTTCATCTTCTGGGAGCAAACAAGATATTGCATCATACACTTGGAGACATGGCTGATCGATACGGGCCAATTTTCTGTTTGAATTTGGGGACTAAAAGGACTCTTGTGGTCACTAGTTGGGAAGTTGCAAAAGAATGTTTTACAGCACAGGACCGGGTTTTCGCCACTCGTCCAAAATCTGTAGTTGGCAAAGTAGTAGGATATGATAGTAGAGTTATGATATTTCAGGAATATGGATCATATTGGCGCCAGATACGTAAGCTAGCAATGATTGAGCTTCTGTCAAATCGTCGACTGGAGATGCTCAAACATGTTAGGGaatcagaggttaatcttttcATCAAGGAGCTGTATGAGCAATGGTCAAGAAATGGGAATGGAAGCAAGGTTGTGGTGGAAATGAAGGAAAAATTTGGAGATCTGACAACAAATTTTGTGGTCAGGACAGTGGCAGGTAAAATTTATTCCGGGACTGGTGTGCAGGGGAATGAAGAGTCGAGGCGATTTCAGAAGGCAATGGCAGATTTTATGCACTTAGCCGGGCTGTTTATGGTTTCTGATGCACTTCCCTTACTAGGTTGGATTGATACGTTGAGAGGATACAGGGGGGAAATGAAGAAGTCCGCGGAAGAGATTGATCTTGTACTTGGAAGCTGGTTGAAGGAGCATCAGCAGAAGAGAAACAATATCAGCATTAATCGTTTGGACGAAGATTTTATTGATGTCATGCTCTCTGCTATGGAGGGGAACCAGTTTCCTGACATCGACACTGATACTGCCATCAAGGGCACTTGTTTA AGTCTTATCTTGGGTGGTTATGATACAACATCAGCCACACTTATGTGGGCACTCTCCCTAATGCTGAACAACCGTCATGTGTTGAAGAAAGCACAGGATGAAATGGACAAATATGTTGGAAGAGATCGCCAAGTCAAGGAATCAGATGTGAAGGATTTAACCTATTTGCAAGCCATTGTCAAGGAAACACTGCGATTATATCCAGCAGCACCACTATCACCCCAACACGAAGCAATGGAAGATTGCACGGTGGCAGGATATGAAATTCCAGCTGGCACACGATTAGTTGTGAACCTCTGGAAGATTCATCGTGACCCTAGAGTTTGGTCTGACCCTCTAGAGTTTCAACCAGAGAGGTTCTTGCAAAAACATGTGAATGTGGACATTTGGGGTCAGAATTTTGAGCTTTTACCATTTGGATCAGGACGGAGGTCATGCCCTGGTATCACATTTGCGATGCAGGTCCTGCATTTGACACTTGCTCAATTGCTTCACGCGTTTGAACTGGGAACTGTCTTAGACTCAAACATTGATATGACTGAAAGTCCGGGTATTACTAATCCAAAAGCAACTCCACTGGAAGTTACTCTCACCCCGCGACTGCCTCCTGAAGTCTACTAA
- the LOC108216076 gene encoding monofunctional riboflavin biosynthesis protein RIBA 3, chloroplastic isoform X2, protein MLLAKPRNLSKWVKQAHNGTRIGVYRNMATSFSCCAVGVSENSPLKGTENGSVFDDSAGSVTTFGTLLDAEITPETIDFFVSDAHGDPDCPSQGFSSVEQALSSLRQGKFVIVVRDENEEAEGSLVMAASQASPKNVAFMVKHGSGIVSVGMKGEDLERLNIPLMSPENEDDVSAPFFTVSVDAKYGTSSGVSASDRAKTILRISSPDSRAEDFRRPGLVFPLKYRNGGVLTRAGHTEASVDLVMLAGLHSVSVLSDIVDAEDGSVSSLTNLRKLASEHSIPIVTISDLIRYRRKREKLVERTSVSSLPTKWGLFEAYAYRSKLDGIEHIVLVKGNIDNGQDVLVRVHSECLTGDIFGSARCDCGNQLDLAMQIIEQAGRGVVVYLRGHEGRGIGLGHKLEAYNLQDQGHDTVEANLELGFAADARDYGIGAQMLRDIGVHTMRLMTNNPAKFTGLKGYGLAAVGRVPVMTPITEENKRYLETKRTKMGHIYGSDIQGPLISRDKNDIKG, encoded by the exons ATGTTACTTGCAAAACCAAGAAACCTTTCTAAATG GGTTAAGCAAGCGCATAATGGTACTAGAATTGGAGTTTACAGGAACATGGCCACTAGTTTCAGTTGTTGTGCAGTTGGAGTGTCTGAAAACAGTCCTCTCAAAGGCACTGAAAATGGCTCAGTTTTCGACGACTCAGCTGGTTCTGTAACAACTTTTGGGACATTACTGGATGCTGAGATCACCCCGGAAACCATTGATTTTTTTGTTAGTGATGCTCATGGTGATCCTGATTGTCCTTCTCAAGGCTTCTCTTCTGTTGAACAGGCTCTTTCTTCGTTGCGTCAGGGAAAG TTTGTGATAGTTGTGCGCGATGAAAATGAGGAAGCTGAAGGAAGCCTTGTGATGGCAGCATCCCAAGCAAGTCCAAAAAATGTGGCTTTTATGGTTAAACATGGTTCAGGAATTGTATCGGTTGGAATGAAAGGCGAGGATTTAGAGCGACTAAACATCCCTCTAATGTCacctgaaaatgaagatgatgttTCTGCTCCCTTCTTCACAGTCTCAGTG GATGCAAAATATGGCACGTCAAGTGGAGTATCTGCTTCAGACAGAGCAAAAACAATTTTAAGAATCTCATCTCCTGATTCGAGAGCTGAGGATTTTAGAAGGCCGGGTCTCGTGTTTCCTCTTAAATACAGAAATGGTGGGGTTCTTACAAGAGCTGGTCACACTGAGGCCTCAGTAGATCTAGTCATGCTGGCTGGGCTGCATTCAGTTTCTGTACTTTCAGATATTGTTGATGCCGAGGATGGATCTGTGTCTTCTTTGACAAATTTACGGAAGTTAGCATCAGAGCACAGCATACCAATTGTCACAATCAGTGATTTAATCAG GTATAGAAGAAAGAGGGAAAAACTAGTTGAAAGAACTTCTGTTTCAAGTTTGCCAACTAAATGGGGTTTATTTGAAGCATACGCCTATCGTTCAAAGCTAGATGGGATAGAACATATCGTTCTTGTGAAG GGGAACATTGACAATGGACAAGACGTTCTCGTCAGAGTTCACTCAGAATGCTTGACCGGTGATATATTTGGTTCGGCTAGGTGTGATTGTGGAAACCAGTTAGACTTGGCAATGCAAATTATAGAGCAGGCAGGGAGAGGAGTTGTTGTCTATCTACGAGGGCATGAAGGGCGAGGAATTGGCCTTGGTCACAAACTTGAGGCATACAATTTGCAAGATCAAGGTCATGATACTGTTGAGGCTAATCTAGAGCTTGGATTTGCAGCTGATGCGCGTGACTATGGAATTGGGGCTCAG ATGCTAAGGGATATAGGTGTTCATACCATGCGCCTAATGACTAACAATCCAGCAAAGTTTACTGGTCTGAAAGGCTATGGTTTGGCGGCTGTTGGGCGTGTTCCAGTCATGACACCTATTACAGAAGAAAACAAGAGGTATTTGGAAACAAAGCGAACAAAGATGGGGCATATATATGGATCTGATATCCAAGGACCACTAATAAGTCGagataaaaatgatataaaggGATGA
- the LOC108216871 gene encoding 11S globulin seed storage protein Ana o 2.0101, with protein sequence MDIDLTPKVAKKVYGGDGGSYHAWCPNDLPMLKQGNIGAAKLSLNKNGFALPSYSDSAKVAYVLQGSGVAGIVLPEKEEKVLPIKTGDSIALPFGVVTWWYNKEDTELVVLFLGDTSKAHKSGSFTNFYLTGSNGIFTGFSTEFVGRAWDLEESVVKTLVGNQSGTGIVKLDAGFKITEPSEKHRNGLVLNCLEAPLDVDIKNGGRVVVLNTKNLPLVGEVGLGADLVRLDGSAMCSPGFSCDSAYQVTYIVRGSGRAQVVGIDGKRVLETTVEAGNLFIVPRFFVVSKIGNPEGLEWFSIISTPNPVFTHLAGSIGAWKSLSPQVLQASFNVDSDVEKQFRSKRTADAIFFPPPK encoded by the exons ATGGATATTGATTTGACACCCAAAGTGGCCAAGAAAGTGTACGGAGGAGATGGTGGGAGCTACCATGCATGGTGTCCTAATGATCTGCCAATGCTGAAACAAGGCAATATTGGTGCAGCTAAGCTTTCTCTTAACAAGAATGGCTTTGCTCTTCCCAGCTACTCTGATTCCGCTAAGGTCGCTTATGTTCTTCAAG GGAGTGGAGTGGCCGGAATTGTTCTTCCAGAGAAAGAAGAGAAGGTCCTACCAATCAAGACGGGAGATTCTATTGCTCTTCCGTTTGGTGTTGTGACATGGTGGTACAATAAGGAGGACACTGAGCTTGTAGTTCTTTTTCTGGGAGATACTTCAAAAGCCCACAAATCCGGTTCATTTACTAACTTTTACTTGACGGGCTCTAATGGAATCTTCACAGGCTTTTCAACTGAGTTTGTAGGCAGGGCATGGGACTTGGAGGAAAGTGTCGTGAAGACTCTTGTTGGGAACCAGTCTGGTACTGGAATTGTCAAGCTTGATGCAGGTTTCAAGATCACTGAGCCAAGTGAGAAACACCGAAATGGCTTGGTGTTGAACTGTCTGGAAGCCCCGTTAGATGTTGATATCAAAAATGGTGGAAGGGTTGTGGTTCTGAACACTAAGAATTTGCCTTTGGTTGGTGAGGTTGGACTTGGAGCTGATCTTGTAAGACTAGATGGAAGTGCAATGTGTTCTCCTGGATTTTCATGTGATTCAGCATACCAGGTGACTTACATTGTGCGAGGCAGTGGTCGTGCTCAGGTTGTTGGAATAGATGGGAAACGCGTTCTGGAAACAACTGTTGAGGCTGGTAATCTGTTCATTGTGCCCAGGTTTTTTGTGGTTTCAAAGATTGGCAATCCTGAAGGTTTGGAATGGTTTTCTATCATATCTACCCCAAA TCCGGTATTCACACATCTAGCTGGAAGCATTGGCGCATGGAAGTCCTTGTCTCCTCAAGTTCTCCAGGCATCTTTCAATGTGGATTCAGATGTGGAGAAGCAGTTCCGCTCTAAAAGGACTGCTGATGCCATCTTCTTCCCTCCCCCCAAGTGA